One Microcaecilia unicolor chromosome 4, aMicUni1.1, whole genome shotgun sequence genomic region harbors:
- the LOC115469668 gene encoding achaete-scute homolog 1b-like: MDTALVDGHKAEKNSEKRVGEETLKSCSCAHHLLCPLIKRMNSCTVQMMQIPFTKYPLENCDGGAVEVVHGGCPSSGSLHLGQCMMPCAGGGEGQGCPLPTSSGLKGKGLKRRCISPELLRCKRRLAFQGLGEVQAGTAAVARRNERERNRVKLVNMGFQTLRQHVPNGATSKKLSKVETLRSAVEYIRALQQLLDQHDAVSAAFQDRLLPSPEGGGRGGGIGCCYNSSTSSSPSSPDSEGSSMPDSPHSAYSSDGSSYEGALNSEEQDLLHFTSWFERY, translated from the coding sequence TCCTGTAGTTGTGCTCATCACCTTTTGTGTCCTCTGATTAAAAGGATGAACAGCTGTACAGTGCAAATGATGCAAATACCTTTTACAAAGTACCCTTTGGAGAACTGTGATGGTGGTGCAGTGGAGGTGGTGCATGGTGGCTGCCCTAGCTCTGGCTCACTGCACCTTGGGCAGTGCATGATGCCATGtgctggaggaggagaaggacaaGGATGCCCGCTGCCCACAAGCTCAGGACTGAAAGGCAAAGGTCTGAAGCGGCGTTGCATCTCCCCAGAGCTTCTGCGCTGTAAACGGCGGCTGGCTTTCCAGGGACTGGGGGAAGTGCAAGCCGGGACCGCAGCGGTGGCCCGGCGCAACGAGCGTGAAAGGAACCGGGTGAAGCTGGTGAACATGGGCTTCCAGACCCTGCGCCAACACGTTCCCAATGGGGCCACCAGCAAAAAGCTGAGCAAAGTGGAGACCCTGCGCTCGGCGGTGGAGTACATCAGAGCACTGCAGCAGCTGCTGGACCAGCACGACGCTGTGAGTGCTGCCTTCCAGGACAGGCTGCTGCCTTCTCcggagggtgggggcaggggcggTGGCATCGGTTGCTGTTACAACTCTTCCACGTCCTCATCACCCTCCTCACCGGATAGCGAGGGCAGCTCGATGCCGGATTCACCGCATTCTGCCTATTCCTCAGATGGCAGCAGCTACGAGGGGGCGCTGAACTCAGAGGAGCAGGATCTGCTGCACTTTACCAGCTGGTTTGAGCGTTACTGA